A region of Haloplanus sp. XH21 DNA encodes the following proteins:
- a CDS encoding AtzH-like domain-containing protein, translating into MNAAGTIEAYYAALRNGDPLHPYFAERPDVVKFGVGERLVGYEAIADGLRAQTRSTEDWTVESQALRVTERDDHAWFSDAVFMSWTDTDADHEYALSTRWSGTMERSDGDWRFVGMHVSTPYVD; encoded by the coding sequence ATGAACGCGGCGGGGACCATCGAGGCGTACTACGCGGCGCTCCGCAACGGCGACCCGCTCCATCCCTACTTCGCGGAGCGTCCCGATGTCGTCAAGTTCGGCGTCGGCGAGCGACTCGTCGGCTACGAGGCGATCGCTGACGGACTGCGCGCCCAGACCCGGTCCACCGAGGACTGGACCGTCGAGAGCCAGGCGCTTCGGGTCACCGAACGCGACGACCACGCCTGGTTCTCCGATGCGGTGTTCATGTCCTGGACCGACACCGACGCTGACCACGAGTACGCCCTCTCCACGCGGTGGAGCGGGACCATGGAACGATCGGACGGCGACTGGCGCTTCGTCGGCATGCACGTCAGCACGCCGTACGTGGACTGA
- a CDS encoding methyltransferase family protein encodes MTPIQLAFGAGLVSAAGVYGIVLGTLLTDHEWWPPGDRTPAYYCHWTLVGVFDVALLAVADLDWGSWRLAAPLSLAGVGLTVLGTALFAWGARTMRSAETMGVTGNLYTDGPYAYTRNPQYLGMIVGVAGFALAADSLLLAVLAAIHVGWVLLLPRAEEPHLRAEFGDAYDQYAARVPRFVGVRTVRRAVASVRSS; translated from the coding sequence ATGACGCCGATACAACTCGCCTTCGGCGCCGGCCTCGTGTCGGCCGCCGGCGTCTACGGCATCGTCCTCGGAACGCTGCTGACCGACCACGAGTGGTGGCCGCCCGGTGATCGCACGCCGGCGTACTACTGTCACTGGACGCTCGTCGGCGTGTTCGACGTGGCGTTGCTCGCCGTCGCCGACCTCGACTGGGGGAGCTGGAGGCTTGCCGCCCCGCTCTCGCTGGCCGGCGTCGGTCTCACCGTTCTCGGCACCGCGCTGTTCGCGTGGGGTGCTCGGACGATGCGGTCGGCGGAGACGATGGGAGTGACCGGCAACCTCTACACCGACGGACCGTACGCCTACACCCGGAACCCGCAGTATCTGGGGATGATCGTCGGCGTCGCCGGCTTCGCGCTGGCTGCCGATTCGCTGCTGCTTGCCGTCCTCGCGGCGATACACGTCGGCTGGGTCCTCCTGTTGCCGCGGGCCGAGGAGCCGCATCTGCGCGCCGAGTTCGGCGACGCGTACGATCAGTACGCTGCACGCGTTCCCCGATTCGTCGGCGTGCGGACGGTTCGCCGGGCCGTCGCGAGCGTTCGATCGTCCTGA
- the pstB gene encoding phosphate ABC transporter ATP-binding protein PstB translates to MTDSDPKTSFAADESSDDPTADDMAIQTDVSDSVSSTSPTMQADTVVRAENVDVWYNDDQALQDISLEIPENQVTAMIGPSGCGKSTFLRCINRMNDLIDAARVEGDLYLRGKNVYDDDVDPVALRRRVGMVFQSPNPFPKSIYDNVAYGLKIQDKEGDHDEIVEESLKRAALWDEVKDQLDESGLELSGGQQQRLCIARAIAPDPEVILMDEPASALDPVATSQIEDLISELAEEYTVVIVTHNMQQAARISNKTAVFLTGGELVEFDDTEKIFENPESQRVEDYITGKFG, encoded by the coding sequence ATGACAGACAGTGACCCCAAGACGTCGTTTGCCGCCGACGAATCGTCCGACGATCCGACGGCCGACGACATGGCCATCCAGACCGACGTCAGCGACAGCGTGAGTTCCACCAGCCCCACGATGCAGGCCGACACCGTCGTCCGCGCGGAGAACGTCGACGTCTGGTACAACGACGACCAGGCGCTGCAGGACATCAGCCTCGAAATCCCCGAGAACCAGGTGACGGCCATGATCGGCCCCTCGGGCTGTGGCAAGTCGACGTTCCTCCGGTGTATCAACCGGATGAACGACCTCATCGACGCCGCCCGCGTCGAGGGCGACCTCTACCTGCGCGGGAAGAACGTCTACGACGACGATGTCGACCCCGTGGCGCTCCGCCGCCGCGTCGGCATGGTGTTCCAGTCCCCCAACCCCTTCCCCAAGAGCATCTACGACAACGTCGCCTACGGCCTGAAGATCCAGGACAAGGAGGGCGACCACGACGAAATCGTCGAAGAGTCGCTGAAGCGGGCGGCGCTGTGGGACGAAGTCAAAGACCAACTCGACGAGTCCGGCCTCGAACTCTCCGGCGGCCAACAGCAGCGCCTCTGTATCGCGCGGGCCATCGCCCCCGACCCCGAAGTCATCCTGATGGACGAACCCGCCTCCGCGCTCGACCCCGTCGCCACCTCCCAGATCGAGGACCTCATCTCCGAACTCGCCGAGGAGTATACGGTCGTCATCGTCACGCACAACATGCAGCAGGCGGCGCGCATCTCGAACAAGACGGCCGTGTTCCTGACCGGTGGCGAACTCGTCGAGTTCGACGACACCGAGAAGATCTTCGAGAACCCCGAGAGCCAGCGCGTCGAGGACTACATCACGGGCAAGTTCGGCTGA
- the pstA gene encoding phosphate ABC transporter permease PstA — protein sequence MATGDNRIEGFGHVSRTVGTVFRYLLLAATLFGIVALTILLIYVANDAIQPLTADPGWHLTFFLTLVLPTLVAGSYLLRTDVPSLKFGAAVVGMLAVSTMFAGGAAMIFVDIVEPVTWFGYVLALGISLAAVVGLERLDRRLPFLARFGLAGAVVVLSVLFVPAFVRSLPVYPSDWIMLTLSIGIPVAALVGRYVAAEGGRRALALAFVVAVAAIVLAGIAGPLVGVSSVPGLVVMAVAVVPTGGYAVGTVRRNADRQTGLAFAGVILGGALVGAVAVDALGFHGPRSWLDWQFLTNAHSGTAAQAGLYPAIGGSILLMVTVAALSFPLGVGAAVYLEEYAPDNRFTRFIDVNISNLAGVPSVVYGLLGLGVFVTYLGQPTGTVLIGGATLALLILPIVIISAREALRSVPDEMRQASYGMGATRWQTIKNVVLPRAFPGILTGTILALGRAIGETAPLIMIGAPNVLFSLPTGFSSKVSAMPLQVYAWASLFASEPFYQAAVPAGVVVLLIVLLSMNSIAIVLRNKYQSDQ from the coding sequence ATGGCAACGGGTGACAACCGCATTGAGGGCTTCGGCCACGTTAGCCGAACCGTCGGGACCGTCTTCCGGTATCTCCTGCTCGCGGCGACGCTCTTCGGCATCGTCGCGCTGACGATCCTCCTGATCTACGTCGCCAACGACGCCATCCAGCCGCTGACCGCCGACCCCGGCTGGCATCTCACCTTCTTCCTGACGCTCGTCCTTCCGACGCTCGTAGCCGGTAGCTATCTCCTCCGCACCGACGTTCCCTCGCTCAAATTCGGCGCCGCGGTCGTCGGTATGCTCGCCGTCAGCACCATGTTCGCCGGCGGCGCGGCGATGATCTTCGTCGACATCGTCGAACCGGTCACCTGGTTCGGCTACGTGCTCGCGCTCGGCATCTCGCTCGCGGCCGTCGTCGGCCTCGAACGCCTCGACCGGCGGCTTCCCTTCCTCGCTCGCTTCGGCCTCGCGGGGGCGGTGGTCGTCCTGTCGGTGCTGTTCGTCCCCGCTTTCGTCCGATCACTGCCCGTCTATCCGAGCGACTGGATCATGCTGACGCTCTCGATCGGTATCCCCGTCGCCGCCCTCGTTGGCCGCTACGTCGCCGCCGAGGGCGGCCGCCGGGCCCTCGCCCTGGCGTTCGTCGTCGCCGTCGCGGCCATCGTGCTCGCGGGCATCGCCGGCCCGCTCGTCGGCGTCAGTTCCGTTCCCGGTCTGGTCGTGATGGCGGTCGCCGTCGTCCCGACTGGTGGCTACGCCGTGGGCACCGTCCGGCGCAACGCCGACCGCCAGACTGGACTGGCCTTCGCCGGTGTGATCCTCGGCGGCGCCCTCGTCGGTGCCGTGGCGGTCGATGCCCTGGGCTTTCACGGCCCCCGATCGTGGCTCGACTGGCAGTTCCTCACGAACGCCCACAGCGGGACCGCCGCCCAGGCCGGCCTCTACCCCGCCATCGGGGGCTCGATCCTGCTGATGGTCACCGTCGCTGCCCTCTCCTTTCCCCTCGGTGTCGGCGCCGCGGTCTATCTCGAAGAGTACGCCCCCGACAACCGCTTCACCCGGTTCATCGACGTCAACATCTCGAACCTGGCGGGCGTCCCCTCCGTCGTCTACGGGCTGCTCGGTCTCGGCGTGTTCGTCACGTATCTCGGCCAGCCGACCGGGACCGTCCTCATCGGCGGCGCGACGCTCGCGCTCCTGATCCTGCCCATCGTCATCATCTCCGCCCGCGAGGCGCTTCGGAGCGTCCCCGACGAGATGCGTCAGGCCTCCTACGGCATGGGGGCGACGCGTTGGCAGACCATCAAAAACGTCGTCCTGCCGCGGGCGTTTCCCGGGATTCTGACGGGGACGATCCTGGCGCTCGGCCGCGCCATCGGCGAGACGGCGCCACTCATCATGATCGGCGCGCCGAACGTCCTCTTCTCGCTGCCGACCGGTTTCTCCTCGAAAGTGAGCGCGATGCCCCTGCAGGTGTACGCCTGGGCGAGTCTGTTCGCCAGCGAACCGTTCTATCAGGCCGCCGTCCCCGCGGGCGTCGTCGTCCTCCTCATCGTCCTGCTCAGCATGAACTCGATCGCGATCGTGCTGCGCAACAAATACCAGAGTGATCAGTAA
- the eno gene encoding phosphopyruvate hydratase, whose amino-acid sequence MTLIRSVSLRRILDSRGNPTVEADVLTESGGFGRAAAPSGASTGEYEAIELPPGEAIAAARQHASPRLVDEVYAGNQRDVDAALHGADGTDDFSGIGANSAVAISMAAAKAGADVLGAPLYQHLGGTFRGENFPIPLGNVLGGGEHAKAATDIQEFLAVPLGAPSVSEAIFANAAVHERIGEILDERDVPAGKGDEGAWAPAVTDAEAFEIVDEATDDVADDIGFDIGVGLDVAASELYDADAGVYRYGDGERTPDEQIDYMADLVEEYDLAYVEDPVEEDDFDGFATLTERVGDRTVLCGDDLFVTNVERLQRGIDAGAGNAILVKPNQIGTLSDAVDAVEMASRNGLDVVVSHRSGETEDATIAHLAVATDAPFIKTGTVGGERTAKLNELIRIAEDAV is encoded by the coding sequence ATGACGCTGATTCGCTCGGTGAGTCTGCGCCGCATCCTCGACTCGCGGGGGAACCCGACGGTCGAGGCAGACGTCCTGACGGAGTCCGGCGGCTTCGGCCGCGCGGCCGCACCGAGCGGTGCGTCGACCGGCGAGTACGAGGCGATCGAACTACCGCCCGGCGAGGCCATCGCCGCGGCGCGCCAGCACGCCAGCCCCCGCCTCGTCGACGAGGTGTACGCGGGCAACCAGCGCGACGTCGACGCCGCCCTGCACGGAGCGGACGGCACCGACGACTTCTCGGGCATCGGCGCCAACAGCGCGGTCGCCATCTCGATGGCGGCGGCAAAAGCCGGCGCCGACGTTCTTGGTGCGCCGCTGTACCAGCATCTCGGCGGCACGTTCCGCGGAGAGAACTTCCCGATTCCGCTGGGGAACGTCCTCGGCGGCGGGGAACACGCCAAAGCGGCCACCGACATCCAGGAGTTCCTGGCGGTGCCCCTCGGCGCGCCGAGCGTCTCCGAGGCCATCTTCGCCAACGCCGCGGTCCACGAGCGTATCGGCGAGATCCTCGACGAACGCGACGTGCCCGCCGGCAAGGGCGACGAGGGCGCGTGGGCGCCCGCCGTCACGGACGCCGAGGCGTTCGAAATCGTCGACGAAGCGACCGACGACGTGGCCGACGACATCGGCTTCGACATCGGCGTCGGCCTCGACGTGGCGGCCTCCGAACTCTACGACGCCGACGCCGGCGTCTACCGCTACGGCGACGGCGAGCGGACGCCCGACGAACAGATCGACTACATGGCCGACCTGGTCGAGGAGTACGACCTGGCCTACGTCGAGGACCCCGTCGAGGAGGACGACTTCGACGGCTTCGCGACGCTGACCGAACGGGTCGGCGACCGGACGGTCCTCTGTGGCGACGACCTCTTCGTGACCAACGTCGAGCGACTGCAGCGCGGCATCGACGCGGGGGCGGGCAACGCCATCCTCGTCAAGCCGAACCAGATCGGGACGCTCTCCGACGCCGTCGACGCGGTCGAGATGGCGTCCCGAAACGGCCTCGACGTGGTCGTCTCACACCGCTCGGGCGAAACCGAGGACGCGACCATCGCACACCTCGCCGTGGCGACCGACGCCCCCTTCATCAAGACGGGGACGGTCGGTGGCGAGCGAACTGCCAAACTCAACGAACTCATCCGCATCGCGGAGGACGCTGTATGA
- a CDS encoding DNA-directed RNA polymerase subunit N produces the protein MMIPVRCFTCGKVIGEHWEEYQARLDDDEDPAEVLDDLGVTRHCCRRMFVSHKDLVDVVSPYQ, from the coding sequence ATGATGATTCCAGTCCGGTGTTTCACGTGCGGCAAGGTCATCGGCGAGCACTGGGAGGAGTACCAGGCCCGCCTCGACGACGACGAGGACCCCGCAGAAGTCCTCGACGACCTGGGCGTGACCCGGCACTGCTGTCGACGGATGTTCGTCTCGCACAAAGACCTGGTCGACGTGGTGTCACCCTACCAATGA
- a CDS encoding 30S ribosomal protein S9, producing the protein MVTNTSGKKKTAVARATVRDGEGLVRINSQPVELVEPELSRLKMLEPFRIAGEDLRETVDIDISVSGGGFAGQADAVRTAIARGLVQHNNDAELRDAFMEFDRSLLVNDVRQSEPKKWGGPGARARYQKSYR; encoded by the coding sequence ATGGTAACTAACACGAGCGGCAAGAAGAAGACGGCCGTCGCCCGCGCTACGGTGCGCGATGGGGAAGGCCTCGTGCGTATCAACTCCCAGCCCGTCGAGCTGGTCGAACCGGAGCTGTCCCGCCTGAAGATGCTGGAGCCGTTCCGCATCGCGGGCGAGGACCTGCGCGAGACGGTCGATATCGACATCAGCGTCTCCGGCGGCGGCTTCGCGGGCCAGGCGGACGCGGTGCGGACCGCCATCGCCCGCGGGCTGGTGCAACACAACAACGACGCCGAACTCCGCGACGCGTTCATGGAGTTCGATCGGTCGCTGCTGGTCAACGACGTCCGGCAGTCCGAACCCAAGAAGTGGGGCGGCCCCGGCGCACGGGCCCGTTACCAGAAGTCCTACCGCTGA
- the rpsB gene encoding 30S ribosomal protein S2 yields the protein MTDNDNELEDPDVDEGEAAPEADAAPDAGTEDEPTAEAADEAAEAEEEEAGSPFDENVMPDEEADLLIPVEDYLGAGVHIGTQQKTQDMDRFIHRVRDDGLYVLDVSQTDKRIRTAADFLANYSPEQVLVTSSRQYGRFPAEKFAEAIGARARTGRFIPGTLTNPDYAGYIEPDVVVVTDPIGDAQAVKEAITVGIPVIAMCDSNNQLSNVDLVIPTNNKGRRALSVVYWLLANETLDRRGAEPAYALEDFEAGI from the coding sequence ATGACAGACAACGACAACGAACTCGAAGACCCGGATGTCGACGAGGGTGAGGCGGCCCCCGAGGCCGACGCCGCCCCCGACGCCGGAACGGAGGACGAACCGACCGCCGAGGCGGCCGACGAGGCGGCCGAGGCCGAAGAGGAAGAGGCGGGCTCCCCGTTCGACGAGAACGTGATGCCCGACGAGGAGGCCGACCTCCTCATCCCCGTCGAGGATTATCTCGGCGCTGGGGTCCACATCGGCACTCAGCAGAAGACCCAGGACATGGACCGGTTCATCCACCGCGTCCGTGACGACGGGCTGTACGTGCTCGACGTGAGCCAGACCGACAAGCGCATCCGCACGGCGGCGGATTTCCTGGCCAACTACTCGCCGGAGCAGGTGCTGGTGACCTCCTCGCGACAGTACGGCCGGTTCCCGGCCGAGAAGTTCGCGGAGGCCATCGGTGCCCGCGCCCGCACCGGGCGGTTCATCCCGGGGACGCTGACGAACCCCGACTACGCCGGCTACATCGAGCCCGACGTGGTCGTCGTCACCGACCCCATCGGCGACGCACAGGCGGTCAAGGAGGCCATCACGGTCGGCATCCCCGTCATCGCCATGTGTGACTCGAACAACCAGCTCAGCAATGTCGACCTCGTCATTCCGACGAACAACAAGGGTCGACGCGCGCTGTCGGTCGTCTACTGGCTGCTCGCCAACGAGACGCTCGACCGCCGCGGTGCCGAACCGGCCTACGCCCTCGAGGACTTCGAGGCCGGCATCTAA
- a CDS encoding DNA-directed RNA polymerase subunit K, with amino-acid sequence MSQGRYNRYEKARILGARALQVSYGAPVLVETEQSEPILVAAEEYDAGVLPFTVRREGK; translated from the coding sequence ATGAGCCAGGGACGCTACAACCGCTACGAGAAGGCGCGGATCCTCGGGGCGCGAGCCCTGCAGGTGTCCTACGGCGCGCCCGTTCTCGTCGAGACCGAGCAGTCCGAACCGATCCTCGTTGCGGCCGAGGAGTACGACGCCGGCGTGCTTCCCTTCACGGTCAGGCGGGAGGGCAAATGA
- a CDS encoding helix-turn-helix domain-containing protein has product MKQLQLRIHHAGEQIHPMHAFEMEHERVEWAELRHWNTVFDETNAQVFRVRGDPEVFRAKLAERDATVAYSVTEAVDGVFYCCVRDRVTAADRRYLDAFARGTLVVVPPIRFNGDGTTELTLVGTAPDLDAAVNALPDGMRATVQSIGPYRRRAGTPEAGLTDRQYEAVAAAVESGYYDSPREGSVADVAREMGIAPGTAAEHLRKAEATAMQRLCRR; this is encoded by the coding sequence ATGAAACAGCTCCAGCTGCGGATCCACCACGCGGGCGAACAGATCCACCCGATGCACGCCTTCGAGATGGAACACGAGCGCGTCGAGTGGGCGGAACTCCGCCACTGGAACACGGTGTTCGACGAGACGAACGCCCAGGTGTTCCGGGTCCGGGGCGACCCCGAGGTGTTCCGGGCGAAGTTGGCAGAGCGCGACGCCACGGTGGCCTACAGCGTCACCGAGGCGGTCGATGGCGTGTTCTACTGCTGTGTGCGTGACCGGGTGACGGCGGCCGACCGGCGGTATCTCGACGCGTTCGCCCGTGGGACGCTGGTCGTGGTACCACCGATTCGCTTCAACGGCGACGGGACGACGGAGCTGACGCTCGTGGGGACGGCTCCCGACCTCGACGCCGCCGTCAACGCGTTACCGGACGGGATGCGAGCGACCGTCCAGTCGATCGGACCGTACCGCCGCCGGGCCGGGACGCCGGAGGCAGGCCTGACGGACAGGCAGTACGAAGCGGTCGCCGCCGCCGTCGAGAGCGGCTACTACGACTCGCCACGCGAGGGGTCGGTGGCGGACGTAGCCAGGGAGATGGGTATCGCGCCCGGGACCGCGGCCGAACATCTCCGGAAGGCCGAAGCGACGGCCATGCAGCGGCTTTGTCGCCGTTAG
- a CDS encoding 50S ribosomal protein L13: protein MSLAEFDADVVVDARDCIMGRVASEVAQRALGGDRVAVINAEDAVITGNEEDTMATYRKRTELGSDSGPYYPKRPDRIFKRAVRGMVPYKTSRGREAFENVRIYVGNPFDEDGDVLEGTSLDRLSNIKFVSLGDVSEQLGANVTW from the coding sequence ATGAGTCTCGCCGAGTTCGACGCGGACGTCGTCGTCGACGCCCGGGACTGCATCATGGGTCGGGTCGCCAGCGAGGTGGCCCAGCGCGCCCTCGGCGGCGATCGCGTCGCCGTCATCAACGCCGAGGACGCGGTCATCACCGGCAACGAGGAGGACACGATGGCAACCTACCGCAAGCGCACGGAACTCGGCTCCGACAGCGGGCCGTACTACCCCAAGCGCCCCGACCGCATCTTCAAGCGGGCGGTTCGCGGGATGGTGCCGTACAAGACGTCGCGTGGACGCGAGGCGTTCGAGAACGTCCGCATCTACGTCGGCAACCCCTTCGACGAGGACGGCGACGTGCTCGAGGGCACGTCGCTGGACCGCCTCTCGAACATCAAATTCGTCTCCCTCGGAGACGTCTCCGAACAACTGGGTGCGAACGTCACATGGTAA
- a CDS encoding zinc-dependent metalloprotease, whose protein sequence is MDLFRSARAVTGASGRGHVDWTAVAEAAKASTDAGDLALSDAELSGYATDVREARERLQTLGDVEFELPDVIEIQNRHHWIDANVDTFRRVMAPVEEHGTTPLLPDLTRVINTGTLSVLLAFLGRNVLGQYDPLLLAEGDQDHGLYFVHPNIEHVAETLDVSVPRFRRWIAFHEVSHAAEFGAAPWLSDHLETRLEHGIEALVAGDLDREAFAELDTTMTAVEGYAELLMDRAFDDDYADLRAKLDARRSGGGPIQRLARRLLGLGLKRRQYERGAAFFRAVADERGLAGASAVWDRPENLPTDAELDDPEQWLARV, encoded by the coding sequence ATGGATCTCTTTCGGAGCGCCAGAGCCGTCACCGGCGCGTCGGGGCGCGGCCACGTCGACTGGACCGCGGTCGCGGAGGCCGCGAAAGCCAGCACCGACGCGGGCGATCTGGCGCTGAGCGACGCCGAGCTGTCGGGCTACGCGACCGACGTTCGGGAGGCCCGCGAGCGACTCCAGACGCTCGGCGACGTCGAATTCGAGCTGCCCGACGTGATCGAGATCCAGAACCGGCACCACTGGATCGACGCCAACGTCGACACCTTCCGGCGCGTCATGGCGCCGGTCGAGGAACACGGCACCACCCCGCTGCTCCCCGACCTCACCCGCGTCATCAACACGGGGACGCTGTCCGTGCTGCTGGCCTTCCTCGGGCGGAACGTCCTCGGACAGTACGATCCGCTCCTGCTCGCGGAAGGTGATCAGGACCACGGCCTCTATTTCGTCCACCCGAACATCGAGCACGTCGCCGAAACGCTCGACGTGTCAGTGCCCCGGTTCCGGCGATGGATCGCGTTCCACGAAGTGTCGCACGCCGCGGAGTTCGGGGCCGCCCCCTGGCTGTCCGACCACCTCGAAACCCGCCTCGAACACGGCATCGAGGCGCTCGTGGCGGGCGACCTCGACCGGGAGGCGTTCGCGGAACTCGACACGACCATGACCGCCGTCGAGGGGTACGCCGAACTGCTGATGGACCGCGCGTTCGACGACGACTACGCCGACCTGCGAGCCAAACTCGACGCGCGCCGGAGCGGCGGCGGCCCGATCCAGCGTCTGGCCCGCCGCCTGCTGGGCCTGGGGCTGAAACGGCGGCAGTACGAGCGCGGCGCCGCGTTCTTCCGTGCCGTCGCCGACGAGCGCGGGCTCGCAGGGGCGAGCGCCGTCTGGGACCGGCCGGAGAACCTGCCGACCGACGCCGAACTCGACGATCCCGAGCAGTGGCTCGCGCGGGTTTAG
- the phoU gene encoding phosphate signaling complex protein PhoU: MARTDYQSSLEDLRDDVLYMSEVVAERLRAGLDALERKDERLAREVIEGDDEINEMYLELEGTCVDLIALQQPVASDLRFIAASFKIITDLERIADLAVNLGGYTLDAERDLFPDVDMQRIGRTTLEMLQDAMDAYANEDVDACYAVADRDDDVDAMCEAASELVVRDLIEGDYLADEEADEDIEVLMQDVSRLLLTIRDLERVGDHAVNVAARTLYMVENDDELLY, from the coding sequence ATGGCTCGAACCGATTATCAGTCGTCGCTCGAGGACCTCCGCGACGACGTTCTCTACATGAGTGAGGTGGTTGCGGAGCGGCTCAGAGCGGGACTCGACGCACTGGAACGGAAAGACGAACGACTCGCTCGAGAGGTCATCGAGGGCGACGACGAGATCAACGAGATGTACCTCGAACTCGAGGGCACCTGTGTCGACCTGATCGCCCTCCAACAACCCGTCGCCAGCGACCTGCGCTTCATCGCGGCGTCGTTCAAGATCATCACGGACCTCGAACGCATCGCCGACCTCGCGGTGAACCTCGGCGGCTACACGCTCGACGCGGAGCGTGACCTCTTCCCCGACGTGGACATGCAACGCATCGGTCGGACGACCCTGGAGATGCTCCAAGACGCGATGGACGCCTACGCCAACGAGGACGTCGACGCGTGTTACGCCGTCGCGGACCGCGACGACGACGTGGACGCGATGTGTGAGGCCGCGAGCGAACTCGTCGTGCGCGACCTCATCGAGGGCGACTATCTCGCCGATGAGGAAGCCGACGAGGACATCGAGGTGCTCATGCAGGACGTCTCCCGACTCCTGCTCACCATCCGCGACCTGGAACGGGTGGGCGACCACGCCGTCAACGTCGCGGCCCGCACGCTCTACATGGTCGAGAACGACGACGAACTGCTGTACTAA